tcTAGTTTCTATGTGGGTAAAACCTAACCTTAAAGCAGGCCCCTGGTGACCTGGTGGAACTTAAGACATTAAAATTCCAGAAGATGCTTTCTGCAATTTCTTTCTATGATTATCCAggtttagatgcagatggagaTGATAAATTAAAGGGTTCTGCCTTGATCTGGttgctgaataataataataataataataataaacttgtgGCATGGTCTGCGGTGCCACTGCAGGAGAGGCGGAGGCACCCGAGCGGCATCTGCAATCACGCATCACTGGCAGAAAGAGTCCTGtcaggtgttgttgttggtgatgTGTGTTCGGCTGGTGGCTGGAAGCTGCTGTGAACAGCAAACGTGTGTGTAGTAATAAAGAATTCTGAAAAGCATGGAAATGTCATCGAGTCTGCCATGGTTTAGTTACAAAACTGATTACTGCAGTCGCAGTAACCAGGTGTAATGTGTAAtcactttatttactttaatgAAATCATTCTGTTCTTATAAATCACAGTGTGTGTACAGTAGAATTATCCTTATCTGAATCAAGGGGTTTCTCTCATGTTTAACGCCATTCTTTGAGCTCTTGGGCTTTATAAATCAAGACTAGCAAGAAACACTAAATACTCCTGttcctgtgtctctgagctgtttGAAAAACCCAGACAGCGCCATCAGCGATCACAAGTCTGACCACAGACCTTATCACACATTAAGACCACATGCACTGATGTCTCTCCAGCAAGCCGACTTTGACCTGTAAACTCTCCTTTGGCATGTTTCGGCAACGATCCGGGAACATAAAGTTCTTAAATTTAACCCCTTAACATCCACCACTTAAAGGCAGGATTTAGGGTTAGGTTGCATTTTAGCCTCTAGCTTCAGTAATTAGaagatgttacatttcagatccAGCCTTTGGCTGTCATTAAAagatttctggaaaaaaagagGTAAATTTAACTCAAACCCTCAACTTGGACTGAGCTGTAATGATGTTTATGTGACACGGGCAGGTCTGATTACTGAAGGAGATAAAGGATGAATTTATCCGTTACAGCATTCCTTTAAGATGCATGtaagcacgtgtgtgtgtgtttgtgtttcttatcATCTGCATCAGACAGCGCCCAGTCACCATCCCGGCTCACTGGCACCTCACAGGAAACCCTGAGGATTTGGGCTATTTCCTGTGTGACTCTGGTGCAAATGTGATCAAATAAGTGGAAATACAAACAGGTCCATGAATGCCTCTTTAGGCCAAAGTGGAGGAAGGGAACGAAGTGACAGACTCATGAAGGTTTATCAGACACCAaaacactgcagtgttttattatcGCGGCGTGAATTATCTTATCTTTCACTGTGACAATCTAAAAGTAAGCTGCAGAAATACTCAGTTTACATTACAAAGTAATGCATTCCTGTTTCATTGGCTTCTGCAGCACCGGGCTGGGTCACATGACGCTGAAGTCTCTGTTGGCAAAGGCTGAGCTGCTTGTTTTCCCAAACCCTTTTTTATATTTGGATTATAGCGTGCTCTCTGAGTCGCTGGAACACAAAAACCTCTCTAGGACAGACGCTGATTATAGCTATATTatttgtatcatctgcaaacattgACTTAAACAATTCTAAGTAAAAATggctttgtttctctgtttcctaATAGTTATGTAACCAAAATAACAGACAGTTTCACTCCTGTTTGggaaatattattatttctattttgaCATATTGGATTAATATAATGTTTGACATATGGACCTTCAACACTTCACTTACAGTTTAATTATCCTTACACTACATTTTCAAATCACTATCTCACAATGGGTTAAGTTGGCAGCTGCTGCCTTTTGAATCTtgaagtttgaaaataaaactttgttttattgtgatgtcACAGCTGGTGGCTGCATGCAGGGCGCTTGATGTGCATCTTCTGATCTTTTTAACCTGACGCTTGATGGTCGGCATGATCGACAGAGTGATGGGAAAAAGCTGGAAAAGGTGAGATGctgtgttatttgttatttctaAAGTCCCAATGTtattagcatataactgcaagaTCCTTCCTATTACAGAAATGACAATCAATCTCTAAAATGATAATTTTTTAAGATATACTTATtactgtaattttatttattatatgttCATTATAGTTAATTAAGGACCACCATATAAATAAACAGGGAAGGCataaagaaaggaaaggaagaccTCCCATACAGAACCGAGCAGGAAGCAGATACGACAGATAGCtcatgaagaggaggaggtaggGTGGAGGTGGCTTGTAGATGCGCTGCAGCTTCCTATGTGAGATTTGGCAAATGGATGAGTAGAAGGCTATCTGAACTAGAAGCTGGTGTGCTGGCACGagattggctgctttttccttGTCTGCCTGAAAGAATGATTTCTTGCCTCTACATTCACGACAATAACCGCTGTGAGCACCGCAGCGGAGCAGAGCGTTACCTCATTTAGTCTCTCCATGATGGGGGATGAACGAGAGCGAAAGTGCTGAGGGGGGGCTCGCGTGTCCTCGGATCGCTCCAGGAGATTCTCAGCTGAGGCTGACTTCCCTGTTTTGTGAACTGACCCAGCCTTCTGCAGAGCAACATTGAGCTGCTTAGACAGTCCCCGGTTGACTTGAGGCTCTGCAACTTGCTGTTCACGGCCCAGGCTCGGCTCTCTGATGGATGACTGGCTGTGTCTCCTGAGCTCTGCTTCAGGAACAAGATCCTGGTAGATCTGATCAAGAGTTGAGCCAGAAGGAGTGCTAAGAGAAGAAAGCAGGAGAAGATTTAACGTTTTATAAAATCGGGAGCCACCAAAGTGTCCTAAACAATGCTACTAAGAGAATTAGATTCAGCTGGGGCCTGTTCTTGCATACCTTGATGGTGGGTGAGCTGGTGGCCTCGGTGTGGTGACCCTGCCTGGGTAGAAGAAGTTAGACTGGTGGCTCCGCAGGTCAGGAAGAAGAGTTGAGTTGGGGTGCTTCTCCCCCTGAGGAGAAGCTGGACATGGGTCTTGGAGGGAGAGCAGGCTGGAAGCGGAGGAGAGGCTGAGGGAGTCTGAGTAACAGGAGGAGGCTGAAGACAAAGGAAAGGAGGAAAAGTGATTTGCCTTATACCTCTCACTTAAACCTTTCATTTATCCATGTATCAAACCTCACTGCTCCACTTTTCTGCCTGGATACTTTACCAGGCACCTGCACCCACCTGCATGGTTAACATTTTCAGGCTGAAAATAAGCACTGCGAGGCCTCGAGATGCTCCTCTGTCCTCCCTCATCTTTCCTCACGCCTCTCTTCCTCTCTATGTACTTAGCAAGAGCTTCTTGCTGCACTTGTCGCAGGTCGGGCCTTGATATGGCATTCTGAGAAGCTCCACTCCCAAcagaacctgcagcaggttCAAACACCTTCCGACGGTCTGCCACACTGGTTTctggaagagaaagaaaaaaatggatttcAGCATTTCCAGCAAAGTAACTAAACTGGAATCATTTGAATAATTTGTTTACCACACAAGGGCAAAAGGagtttgcttttaaaaattGGAAATCTTACCTCCTCCACGCCGGAATAAGGACATGGTCTCTGGGTCAGAAATCCCAACCTCATTCATGTTCTCTGGTTCTGAGTATGAGCGCTTCTTCTGGTCTGCCGTCAAACGCTTGCGGCCACAAATCCGCCGTGAAGGAGGCTGTCCAACGGGTGGGACGCTGGGGAGGGGTGGTGGGCTAGAGCCTCGAACATCGGGAGTAACCAAGTGCCTCTCCTTGGGTGTGTGAGCGGAAGTGACCAGAGGTTGTGACTGTGGCGTGATGACAATGCCCCGTGGCTTTGGCATGGTCGTGGGGCCTTTTTTCTCCAGTGAGTGGTATTTGGGAGGGACGGGTGGAGGCTGCTGGCTGCCAGGGGAGGAGACAGAAGGAGGAGCTGGAGCAGGCTGGGCACTGCCCGATGAGGTGAGGTCCCTCCGTCTGAAGGAGGTGGATCGTAGGACCTTAGACTGGGCGTCTTTCAAGGAGTCCCTGTAAGATCTGTTTGGAGAGACATTTCTTGGATCAGGATCATCACACTGAGCTGTTggatgttggatgtgccattgTGATGACTTGTTAAAGGACCTGTTTGTGGATGTGTCCTGCATTGGGGCCATGATCTCTTGGATTTCCTGTCTCCAGGGTAAGTTCTTGCTGCTGTCCTCCTCCTTGGATCCATCTAGATGGAAGCTGCTGCGACTCCTCTGCAGGGCTGAAACTGGATCTGTTGGAGTTCTGAACATCACACGGAAATTTAACCAACACTTTTTAGACCAGTAGTTAGTTATATACTCATCTGTATTTTCAGAATTACTCTACCTGTGTTTCATATGCTCACTGCTGCCTCCTCTGTAGCTCGGAGTCCTTTGGACTTTGATGCCCTTGGTGCTTCTCTCTAGCATGTTTCTGAGGTCCTCTGTTCCACAAGGAGCGCTGCGGCCTTTGTCTGTGATCTGATTCTGAATAAGGAAGCATAAAGTATTGAAAGAAGCTAAGCATAAGGAAGCCTTTTCACTTCTGAGATCATCagaagaaatattttaatctTGTTTGCAGTTACCCGTAGATGGGCCTTGTTGTGTGAGGTGCTGTGACTGCGCTGCTTTCCGTTGCGTTGTTGACGTTCGAAGCGACTGACTTTCTCCAAAACAGAGAGGCTGCGAGCGGGCCCTTGGGGGGCATTGCTTTCAGGGCTGCCGCACCGCTGGACCTCGGCAAGGGCGAGCTCCAGGCGGGTCAGTGGgtgctctttgtctttgtcctgCTCTCCGTGGTCCCAGTTCTGGTAGTGCAGAGCGGATGAGTCGCTGAGGTGCTGGGGAGAATGGTGTGAGGCAGAAGAGGGTGGAGCCTGAGGCTGGGCCTGACCAGGTGAGTGGTTGGGTGGAACCTGTCCAAGGGTGAGCCTGGAAGATGCTACAGGCTCTGAATGAATGCTGGACTGGTCTACTGATCTGAAAAGAGATCAAAAGACATCACAGGCGTGAATCGGCCATTGATTTGAAATCAGACTCTGATCTCTTGAACAATCATGAACTTTCGCAGACCCCACCCACTCTAACTGTACCTGTTTTGGTCTCCCAAGGACTGGACAGCTGCGTAGGGGTCGCTCCTCTCCTGTGATGATGCGCGCCTGACTTCAGGGGCTGAGTAATTTTGGGGAATATGGAAATCCTGTTTCTGCTCTTGGATGCTCTGATGATTCTGGGCTCTTTGGACCACTGTCTCGCTCTCTGTTCCCCCTCCAATAGTTTTGATGCGTGGGTTGTAGGGTCCAAAGCTGGACTCTTCCTGTTGATGCCTATCAAAAGCATGAGACTGAATTACCACCAAAAGCATTTTAATGCTGGTTCtatccaaaaactgcagttcttctgAGCACCAAAATCTGGCTCCAAAAGACTCACAAAAAGGTCCAAATTAGATGTTCATAGCCTGGTACAAAGATCAGCTAAATTCCCCCTTCATTCCTGTACAGAAGGGCCACCTGTTTGGATTTCAGTAAGGTTTAAAGTTAGGGGCGTGGGTGATGTAGAGTGCACCTCCACTACTGCATCTACTGAGCTGGATCATGATGGATGCAGTTTGATAACCAAGCTGAACATTAAGGCCCCCGCCTCGAGCTAAATATGGTTACTTCTGACTTAATGCAATAAATGCTAATGTTGCTTCAAAACTACCAGAAAGAAATGCATGATGTCTATGACTTTGGCAAAACATGACTGTTGTGGATGTAttgggaaaaacaaaacgatTAAAAGAGGGGGTTATTTCTCTGAGAAGCAAGAACAGTTTTGCTAACATTTTTTAGATGTTAgctaaatagaaagaaaaagaaacacagaagcCTAAACAAACCATCACCTGTCTGTTGGGTAAGAGCTGTGGGGGTAGGATGAAGTGTTAGTTTGGTATCCATTTTCTGTGGCTGACATCCTTCCATCTCTCTGCCCCTCTGTTGCTCCTTCATGTTGCGTTTGCCGGTTGCTCTCCTTGGCCAAGGCTGGGTAGACTCCACAGGGGCCTGGGCTGGGGGAGTTGGGCATCTGTGCATAGTGTGGCTCAGGCTGGGGAACAGGGTAAATGCTGGTAGGAAGGATAAACCGGCTGGCCTGTGGCGTGGGGCCTGCAGATCCAGAGGAAGGCCCGGTAGGGGACGGGGGTTGAGGAAAGCCTCCACCCTGACGGGGCCTTGTGGTGGGGCTGCTCTCTGGACTCttctccatcaccgtgtggagCTGACCCTCAGCACCATACGAGCCTTTAGCTGAATCAACAGTCAGAGTTAGTCAGTTTTCTCATCTATACAGTATAAAGCTACTAAAAAGTCATGTCATATATCATTGTCTTTGTTTGAACCTGTTTCTACATGTTTAATTCTCGGAGCACGTAAATGCAGTCATTACCTAAGGCAACGTTACCACTGGAGTGATGCCAGGAGCCTTTCTGCAGAGAACTAAGAGAGATTGAAAAACTTTTGATTAGATAAAATAGTTTAAGTGACTTACCAATTTACACAAGTAGAAAATATTTCACAACTAAAGTACACTACTGCATCGGATATGGCTGCTTTACAAACACATGGCGCCATTCTGCACACTGTCTGTATTATACAGTATTACATAATAACACTCTGCATTATATTGACTCATACTGCAGCTTATAGTGCAGCACCAATCTATTGTGTTGTACCAGGATGTGCTATATAAAAAGCAGATGGTTCTTGGGTACAGCATGTTGAATTGTAGAGTTGTATATTTTAATATGTTGTACTGAATATCATAAAGCATGGTATCATATTGCATTGTATCACTCCATGTCAGTTATTTTAGATTATTCTAGATTTAGATAAATTATATCACATTGCATTACACATTATTGTATCATAACAAAGCACACCATGTTACCATTACGTAGCATATGATATCACATTGTAATCACAATGTATGAACACAGTACTGTAGTGTGGCAAGTTGGATTTTATAATGTTGTGTCATAACATAACATATCATATTGTGACACATGTTTAGTTCATCTTTTCCCACTGCAAACTGCAAGTTATTGTAAAGCATtgtaaaatcaaaataattaaattctTACTTGGCAAAGcttcaaagaaaaacacttctCAATAACTTGGTGCCCCAagttcaaaggaaaaaaaaagtgaaagtgaaatggACTTATTCTATCCAGTAAGCCACATGGCTTGATACAATATTGTATTAAATAGAAATATTGTGCAATATAGTAAATTATTATACTGAAATAAAAGATGATGACACTGGATTTCTCTGAGAagtcagaaattaatcaagcaCACCACTAAGCcactaaaactatttttttctgttcaggaatgcaagtaagtaactgtaatttgacattttaatcaaaaaatgtgatttttttttatttgctaaaGCAATACATTTGAACATGCATTATTAAGAACAATAACtgtattttaacattaaaaacaacattttcattaaaGAGCCTTCTCATGCTGCTGGATTAACCATTAAAATGACCAATACGGTTAATTTAGGGTTGCTGTGTCATAAACCATACATTGGGTGTCGCTCAAATAAATTTGTGAAGCACTGAATGAGAATCAATGTTCACTCTAACTTCATGGAACCTGGTTACCGTAGTGATCTGGCGTGCTCCAGACTGGACCAGGAGTTTGGTCTCTCGTGGCTCCTGATAACGGCATAGCTATCACTGCGCCTTGGTGGAGCAGGCGCCCCCTTCAGGTTCTCATAGGAGCTGCGGTTGGCTGCCGGGGCCCATATTGGTCCTACACTGTGTCTGTTTGATGCCGGTGCAccaccgctgctgctgctgctgccacggTAACAAACCCCGCTAACTGAACCTGAAACCAAGAGTACCATGGACAAACAATGACGTTACTGAATCAAAGTTACCATacctgaaaacatgaaaaacattccAGTAACAGAAACTTTACCTTCCAGATCTCGAACTATCCCTGACCTGGCTCCGCCCCCGCTTCTGGAGTCGCTGTTACGTAAGAACACGGCAGAGTTGGAGCTCAGCTCGCGCTCCTGAAAGATGCCCTGCTGGGTGTCGTAAACTGACGGGGCGTAACGCATGTCAGCCTGGTGCGTCTCGCCACTTCCCCCTGCTCTCTGAGGGACGGTGTCCAGTGAACTGGAGCGCTCTGTGCTGATTGAGGGGGTGGAGGCGTGGTATTCTTGGATGCTGGAGCTAGTGGAGAAAGAGTAATAGGCAGAGTCTCTCTTGCTGTGCAAGTGTTCAATGCTGTTGGACGACCTGGAACACAACAAGTAGTTCAAGACTGTGACACTAGTCCCGATCTCACTGATTAAGGTTTAGTTCAAAGGATAAGCATACAGAGATTTAATGTAATATCCATCAGGTTGTCAGTAACATGTTTAGAGTTAGGGAATATTTctggaacttttttttctccatttaatATACCCAGACAGAGCTTTTAACCCAACTGCACACCAAATCCCTGTAACTTGATTTGAAAGGCATTATCTTCTACTTTCTGGAACTAGGCTGGTTTACCAAGTGGCTTAAATGTAACCTAAGTTTAATTGGTTCAAAGACAACCTCTTTAAAACCACCAGGCCATCAGTGACTGAACCAGGGACAGGTCCAGGTTTAGGGTTAAGTTCTATTTGGGCAACATGCTAAGCAGGTAAATTTTGAAGACCTAGCTATTCAGTTTCAAAAGacctctaaggctacgttcacactgcaggtgaaagCGCATCAATCCAACTTTTTTGACgatatgcgacccatatccgatcatggtatgacagtgtgaacagcacaaatccgatattttcaaatccgatctgggtcacttttgtatgtggtactgaatccgatacatatctgatgttttagaaagcgactgctgtttgaacggtcaggtcgcattaaatccgtcttttacgtcactgacacaagacagacgccaattatcagcgccggagaagcgcccgagaagacatcgtgaacacttcctggccatccagtgtagatgttagtgaaactgtttggaagacaatgttggagaaacgtgaacattttatttgtactgtataatctgcagattctgacagaaatctgcaactatcctttgaagcaccgctcctctctaaaacagcaataaggataattattaggccatatgtaaataacaaaataactttacaacttaaagcaaaattgggaaacgtaaagtccgaaacaagtctttatagtAAGGgacatcagtcaaacaatactgtttggtctgggtctaaaacAGAGCacgtgtgtgacgtcttcttttacGTATGCGGGccactttgagggttcacactagagcgcatttgctgtcacattttatttgtagtgtgaacaagcagacaaaaaaaatcggatttgatcaaaaaatccgaattgagcattaagacctgcagtgtgaacgtagcgtAATTTACTTTGGCATTAGTCTCACATTTGGATGTTTCaaataagtaaaaatatataaaaagggCTGGATGCCTCTCTTTGTGCCTTCAATGTAACGTCAGTTTTACATTCTGAAGGTAAAACTGACAAATGATTTATATACAAATTAGTATTGGAGTTGCTGTTAGACTGACTTTTCAGCTTATACCTAACAATTGCTGAGGAGTGTTTGGTTTATGCACCTGGCTGAGGACAGCTGGTGGCAGGAGGAGTAGGCCGGGTGGGGTCCACTGAGTCTGTGGTGGGCCAGTGAGTGCTGGTGCTGAGCTCCAGAGTGAAGCTGGGAGGACTGGGGATGGTCCAGACTGTCCATGCTGCCCCTGGAGCTGTACTGGTCCGGACTCTTCCTCAGGTAGCCAGAGTCGAATCCGCCGGAGAGATCGTTGGTCGAGACACTGAGAGACAACAACTCTTACATTTAGTGCTTCATTTCAGTAAAATCTAATTAGAACCAATCACAAAGGACAGCTGAGGCTGGGGAGATGTTGCTAGTTTGTAGCTATTTTGTCAAAATTTCCCTTAGTGGGACAATGACGATGACTTTGAACCATGAAGGGCATTTTAGACATCCCAGCCTCAACATCTGGACACCGCATTACatctcaatttcttttttatgcaCAAGAGTCACCACTCCAGTGGTCAATAACATGCTTCCATCTCCTTATGAGACACTTTCACACAGTCCAACAAATGGGCTTGCTGCCTCTGATTCAGCACTGTTTGTAGTGAAGCCAAGCCTCTCTTTGAAGAGATGTTTGATTTCCAAGTGTCTTTTTAGCTTTCTTGGTGTCATGTTTGCCTTAAACAACTGTGGAAAGATGACTCACTCGGGCTCACGCTTTCATGACATGGTCTGCTGACAGTTTTGTCTTTCCTAACCACCAGTGCAGCTGTGGATTAACTGGATCAGCTGCGCTGGTGGTTAGCTGTGGCTTGATGTGCCACAGTTGTATGATTCGCACCATCTGCCTACTGCAGAATTAGACTTTTTCTTAAAGGACTTTCTGGGAGAAATCATATAGTAAGGGGAGATATACTGTATAGTGCTGTAGTAATATACTGATGCATGTAACTACTACTAATGAGATAAAGAGTGAGTTTAAAGGAAATTATCCCAACAAGAACAAATGTTTTCTCACAGAATGCATGAATCTCTTCAAGTATAAGAGACTGTCCCCCCTCACAGTGGCGTggatcatcatttatttttttagaaacaTATAGAAAGAGAAGATGGTGTTGATAACGTTGGAAATCTCATTGAATGGCTCTTGGTAACgatacatttctgtgatggttgGATTGTTGTTAAAGGTGAGatgaaagctttttttctcccctccccCATATCATCCATTCTAGAGCTTTAGTTACTGCTTATATTATAGATAAAGTTACCCAGTTGTACATACGTGATTAAATCAACTCCAAATGCTACATTAGAGTGAcataaacattaataaatcaataaCTGTGATCTATGTTAATGATTCTGTGTAATGAGCACTTTTGCTTTAAGTATATTTTGAAGCAGAAAGGTTTGTTTCACCACTTTGCAAAATACTTGAAAAAACTTTCCAGTAACATAAACTCTACTCTGCAGATCTTGCAAACTTTCCAAAAGTGGCACTGCAAAACATTCACTGTATGAGTGCACCCAGCTGCACAAGCCTGAAAACGTTGGCCTGTGTTTTCTACACCAGATTTCTACCCTGAATTTATTTAGGATCAAATATTCTGATTTCCCGTGCTCCCCTTACTTTGTTCGTGCCACCCCACATAAAAAAAAGCATCCTGAAGAAGCCCCTGTTGCACAGCACAAATGTTCGGTCTTATGCTCGAGTGGAGAGCTGACACACTGCTCAGACTGGCATTGTAGCATCTCTTTGAAAGTGACTCAGGCTCTTAGAGAAAAAAAGGGCCAGAACGCCGACATGATGAGGTGTGTGTTCTTTACAACCAGCAGTTGTAAAGCTGGTGATCCGCAGCCGAATGCACCGCTACCTCACTCTGAATGACTGactggaatgtaaatgtgcaTTGACGTCACAGTTTGACCCACCAAGTCCTTCAACCGAACACAATGCGATTACGACTGTGGAAAAAGAGGACAGCGTCTGGTTGTGTTCACGGACTTCTGTGAGTCTAACTTCACTTTCAGCATCCATCTCTTCGTCAGCTGGATGTCTCATTCTCTGTGTTTTAATCCCACCTCTACTCAGGGGATTAAGGAATGCAAAAAATATTATGCTACATCAGGACAACcaagtgtgtgagtgtatgtgggtttgtgtttgtgtgggtggaTGAGTAGGGGTTTCCATGGGACCTAAAAGAGGGGGGAGGTGGGCTTAAGGAACGCCAATGCTCCGTTCTCCCTCACAGCCACATCAGAGGCTTTTATTTTCCCTCTCACTGGTGCTTCAAAGAATCAGTGATGTAACTTCCTTTGACCAGCAGGTCCACTTCACATAAAACATGTAAAGTTAACTGGCCATGGTGCCTGTGACCTCCAGTGTCAACTGTGATAGGCTCCAGCCAAAGGGCAACCTCTGGGGGATGAAAAATTCAGCCAATGTGAAAGTGGCAGTGCTGGCTTCAAATGTGAgtctcatgttaaaatgtccaagtTCAGCCATGTCAGCTACTATCACCATTCTTCAGAAAGGACTAAAGTGGATCCAAGTATGCAGACAGATGGAGAAAGGTGGATGAAAAAGAAGGAACTTTATTACTCATAAACACCCTGCATGATGAGGCAGGCTGTTGCTAATACAGTAAAtgatataaaacaacaaaaatgcaaaagaagGGAATCAGGGTTAGTAGAGACCAGCACTTGGTAAAGACTGAGGGGAAACataataattaaatacacagcagtgaaagaagGATAATAAGAAACAGGTGAACTCAggataggaaaaaaaacccccaaataaaacaaacaaaggaagaagtaaaaatacagaaagcCACGTGAGGCTctaactttcaaaataaaacaagaactgaAGGACAACGTTCTGTTTTGTAGCCTCAAGcttcaaaatgtcttttttctccatctgcttgTCAATGGCAAGTCATTCATCACTGAACACACCTCATATAATTCTCCTTTAGAAACCTCAGGGTTAACCAAAATTTACCAAATGCGCAATGCTTTATTCACTATGACCCgaaatgagtgactgagcccatGAACTCATTAGGAAAGTGTCGACCGAGCTCAAGTCCAAATGTTGCATAGGTTTCTACTACACATTTCAGAGTGTAGTAGATCATTAAGCATGGATATAAAAGGAACTTCAGAGGCCGCTAGTGGTGCAGACAAACTGGCTTTTAGACACTCCAGGATTCAGGGGGTCAAAGTTCACATCCTTTGTGAGACAGCAATAAGCAGCTGTGTCTCTTGTCTGTTCTGTTATGCACCACAGGGTCTTAAACATTAAGTTGGtcatgacaaaaaaagaaacaccaacATTCTAAGGCAAAatttataaataacattttgtaaaataaGATTAGcttttaaataacacaaaaatgaaGGAAGCGTGGCTGTATCACACGGGGTCTTTAGACTAGACTATGCATGTATATTGGCCTGAGATGAGACACAAGACATCACGTGAGTGTCTGCAACCATGAACTTTGACCTTCTGAGTGACTTACAGATAGTGGTGTTGAGTAAACCTACAATCCAGACTTCTAAACATGTCCTCAGACTGTGCTGGAAATGTTTGAGGTCAGGCAGGTCTCAGGCTCTTATTTTGACAGCAGATCGATAAGTGCTATTACCTGCAGGGTGCGCCTGTAAGGAGGGTTATTTGCCACAGCTGCTGGTTGTAAACGCAGTTCTAAAGCTGATGATCAGCAGCTCAAGTGCTGTTATCGCATTTACTGGAATGAGcataaatgtgtatatgtgttaaTTACCACAATATTATTGCCTTCCTACCTCCAAGAACAAGCATCCACTGAATCTACAAGTCAAGTTATCTTTGACTCTACTGACTTCTCCAGTTATTAACTTCTTTAATGTCTGgatgtttgaaatgttaaaagaaAGGAGATTTACTTTTTTCATATGTAGTGATGACCAGATATCTGAGGCCAGTAATGAAGATGCAT
This Astatotilapia calliptera chromosome 7, fAstCal1.2, whole genome shotgun sequence DNA region includes the following protein-coding sequences:
- the shroom3 gene encoding protein Shroom3 isoform X1, yielding MESGGRAGLQQAAGGGGEGGGWVLVEARLHGGAPWGFTLQGGLEHGEPLIISKVEEGGKADSLEQPLRVGDEIVIINDIELTGYRQEAVALIKGSYKTLHLTVRRELDPGYIEEFMPSTVSLSALPAPPPPSSFPSPPPPQEQQEQKTHRSLHHSPPCSAVQLRIRNRRTEPASRPHSWHSSKLDEGQQELDPGAMDSMSSTWHHNYHASVSTNDLSGGFDSGYLRKSPDQYSSRGSMDSLDHPQSSQLHSGAQHQHSLAHHRLSGPHPAYSSCHQLSSARSSNSIEHLHSKRDSAYYSFSTSSSIQEYHASTPSISTERSSSLDTVPQRAGGSGETHQADMRYAPSVYDTQQGIFQERELSSNSAVFLRNSDSRSGGGARSGIVRDLEGSVSGVCYRGSSSSSGGAPASNRHSVGPIWAPAANRSSYENLKGAPAPPRRSDSYAVIRSHERPNSWSSLEHARSLRSLQKGSWHHSSGNVALAKGSYGAEGQLHTVMEKSPESSPTTRPRQGGGFPQPPSPTGPSSGSAGPTPQASRFILPTSIYPVPQPEPHYAQMPNSPSPGPCGVYPALAKESNRQTQHEGATEGQRDGRMSATENGYQTNTSSYPHSSYPTDRHQQEESSFGPYNPRIKTIGGGTESETVVQRAQNHQSIQEQKQDFHIPQNYSAPEVRRASSQERSDPYAAVQSLGDQNRSVDQSSIHSEPVASSRLTLGQVPPNHSPGQAQPQAPPSSASHHSPQHLSDSSALHYQNWDHGEQDKDKEHPLTRLELALAEVQRCGSPESNAPQGPARSLSVLEKVSRFERQQRNGKQRSHSTSHNKAHLRNQITDKGRSAPCGTEDLRNMLERSTKGIKVQRTPSYRGGSSEHMKHRTPTDPVSALQRSRSSFHLDGSKEEDSSKNLPWRQEIQEIMAPMQDTSTNRSYRDSLKDAQSKVLRSTSFRRRDLTSSGSAQPAPAPPSVSSPGSQQPPPVPPKYHSLEKKGPTTMPKPRGIVITPQSQPLVTSAHTPKERHLVTPDVRGSSPPPLPSVPPVGQPPSRRICGRKRLTADQKKRSYSEPENMNEVGISDPETMSLFRRGGETSVADRRKVFEPAAGSVGSGASQNAISRPDLRQVQQEALAKYIERKRGVRKDEGGQRSISRPRSAYFQPENVNHAASSCYSDSLSLSSASSLLSLQDPCPASPQGEKHPNSTLLPDLRSHQSNFFYPGRVTTPRPPAHPPSSTPSGSTLDQIYQDLVPEAELRRHSQSSIREPSLGREQQVAEPQVNRGLSKQLNVALQKAGSVHKTGKSASAENLLERSEDTRAPPQHFRSRSSPIMERLNEDFLPDDVRMFGVFISEHERCALAADRPANVHVPEGFISPSQNSMNTSQPIGPSTGFSQTPVIRKERQRNSERQRAQSTSTLAASVGLPYPLSTPRTQERGSDEWQSSERLSQANLDGITFPGIQQVSVGSGEESNISGVEREKQSRHSLSDATLLQDTAKHTYRGRASSLEIRGGLSEENVKPVSPVTPTSPKRKGSGSSTSSPLPFSHPTVHLSSLRISETSLFGSVSQQQPPKTSTGTPLEDYDEVFLQNPAPPPSPPFSPPIRETNITEDFPPPPPPVELELEAKEETVGSSTSEFSTISTRKSSPQFLPVSSSSVPSQLPSMQPSTITPTTTSATTEDNLSLEYQPLPKREKTSEELRVEALAQQLVLQDPSLAPLLDTWGGKSTIELLEEIFPNSKLIGKSQWTHRGSSQEDDRTQAGICDPAQSTAADQKKEPNLDEEEKDLNTRKVELCEALRSSVVALKREKEALCEEQKHHKALGDSIDTMVQDHLKTNEKDKYSVFIGDLERIVNLLLSLCSRLSRIDRSLLALQRDGLSPEEAAEERDSLNHKRSLLLRQTEDARELKENLDRRQRVVHAILSSYLSEPQLQDYRRFVSTKPSLLIRQRHLDDLIRRGEEQLTRLAESLPAELAEANGWPAASPVPCSSLFPPLLPPAAIISPSHVVRSTTVTSL